The proteins below are encoded in one region of Triticum aestivum cultivar Chinese Spring chromosome 1B, IWGSC CS RefSeq v2.1, whole genome shotgun sequence:
- the LOC123144499 gene encoding formin-like protein 5 encodes MAGFAVLDRAATSRHTHLRLRLPPAAARQPTPARACRGCRGARSGRPSPSPQPVCTRRRLRACAAARPATASSARPAPRALAPREVGPPCSSSPPAWQSASVASCSSSRSPARPRVRMLAVTAAAAPARHPPCPPPRPCASSRAHSCRSPPAAPCRTHGSSAALSRAAARVHAPSPVRSPSRPRVPALPRLPPGSPAPARTRRLPAPRGVLLRPPPVPAPCSGRRASALLRPTPRHSGRVAGRARALLRRHRRGVQGTVEMVERVGMGGWVGGSVWFQLQVGQTHVQTDTTDSRDA; translated from the coding sequence ATGGCCGGGTTCGCCGTACTGGACCGTGCGGCCACCTCGCGGCACACTCACCTGCGCCTGCGCCTGCCCCCTGCCGCAGCTCGCCAGCCCACCCCCGCGCGAGCTTGCCGGGGCTGCCGAGGCGCACGTTCCGGccgtccctcgccctcgccgcagCCCGTGTGCACCCGCCGTCGCCTGCGCGCTTGCGCCGCAGCTCGCCCGGCCACCGCGAGCTCGGCCCGCCCTGCTCCGCGCGCACTCGCTCCCCGCGAGGTCGGCCCGCCCTGTAGCAGCTCGCCGCCCGCGTGGCAGTCTGCCTCCGTCGCGTCCTGCAGCAGCTCGCGCTCGCCTGCTCGCCCTCGCGTTCGCATGCTCGCTGTGACCGCAGCTGCCGCGCCCGCTCGCCACCCACCGTGCCCACCGCCACGCCCCTGCGCCTCCTCGCGCGCCCACAGCTGCCGCTCGCCACCCGCCGCGCCCTGTCGCACGCATGGGAGCAGCGCCGCCctctcccgcgccgccgctcgtGTGCACGCCCCGTCGCCCGTGCGCTCGCCTTCGCGCCCGCGCGTGCCTGCCTTGCCGCGCTTGCCGCCCGGCAGCCCCGCGCCCGCGCGCACTCGCCGCTTGCCTGCTCCACGTGGTGTCCTGCTTCGGCCGCCACCCGTGCCCGCGCCATGCTCCGGCCGCCGTGCTAGTGCCCTGCTCCGGCCGACGCCGCGCCACTCCGGTCGAGTGGCTGGGCGTGCTCGTGCCCTGCTCCGGCGGCATCGACGAGGTGTGCAAGGAACAGTGGAAATGGTGGAGAGAGTGgggatgggtgggtgggtgggtgggtccGTCTGGTTTCAATTACAGGTGGGGCAGACCCATGTGCAGACGGACACAACGGACAGTAGGGACGCATAA
- the LOC123144502 gene encoding probable histone chaperone ASF1A, translated as MSAVNITNVAVLDNPTAFLNPFQFEISYECLVPLDDDLEWKLTYVGSAEDETYDQQLESVLVGPVNVGTYRFVFQADPPDPLKIREQDIIGVTVLLLTCSYVGQEFMRVGYYVNNDYDEEQLREEPPAKLLLDRVQRNILADKPRVTKFPINFHPEPGTSTEQPQQDAEQQQQPTSPEPQTAPVEPQMVPLENVTCDEIKPIAAGQ; from the exons atgagcgcGGTGAACATCACCAACGTGGCGGTGCTGGACAACCCCACCGCCTTCCTCAACCCCTTTCAGTTCGAGATCTCCTACGAGTGCCTCGTCCCGCTCGACGACG atctggaatggaagctcacatatgTTGGATCAGCTGAAGATGAAACCTATGATCAGCAACTTGAGAGTGTGCTTGTTGGACCTGTCAATGTTGGGACCTACCGTTTCGTATTCCAG GCTGACCCACCGGACCCTTTGAAGATACGTGAACAAGACATCATTGGTGTCACCGTGCTGCTATTGACATGCTCCTACGTGGGTCAGGAGTTCATGAGGGTGGGTTATTATGTGAACAACGATTATGACGAGGAGCAGCTGAGAGAAGAGCCCCCAGCAAAGCTATTGCTTGACAGGGTGCAGAGAAACATTTTGGCCGACAAGCCCCGTGTCACCAAGTTCCCCATCAACTTCCACCCTGAACCTGGCACGAGCACAGAACAGCCGCAGCAGGATGCAGAACAGCAGCAGCAACCGACTTCACCGGAACCACAGACGGCTCCAGTAGAGCCACAGATGGTGCCACTAGAGAACGTCACGTGTGACGAGATTAAGCCCATTGCCGCCGGCCAATGA